From Vitis vinifera cultivar Pinot Noir 40024 chromosome 14, ASM3070453v1, a single genomic window includes:
- the LOC104881548 gene encoding uncharacterized protein LOC104881548 has translation MFALTHTRKDGTPVDDHSKEIMDQFQQLLSQPEGTSSSTSASSRASTSVASTFVDEIYTQVMGPERHGRVRGYGFGPTPTSIFGCTSRRRSGVILSTQLENAQEMLIVAEQKFTTATEELSNVKDELSHVKETFEERLIEVQKKTREEVKEEFEEKMMEMQRKMQAQMQAQIQEQMMQMMQQFQ, from the exons ATGTTTGCCCTGACACACACAAGAAAAGATGGGACGCCTGTTGATGATCATTCTAAGGAGATTATG GATCAATTTCAACAATTACTATCCCAACCTGAGGGGacatcttcttctacttctgcATCATCTAGAGCATCTACATCTGTAGCATCTACATTTGTAGATGAGATATATACTCAAGTCATGGGTCCAGAGAGGCATGGTCGTGTTCGAGGGTATGGATTTGGTCCTACTCCTACCTCAATCTTTGGTTGTACTAGTAGAAGGCGATCAGGAGTTATTCTTTCAACACAACTTGAAAACGCCCAAGAGATGCTAATAGTTGCAGAACAAAAGTTTACAACTGCAACTGAAGAACTCTCAAATGTGAAAGATGAACTCTCACAtgtgaaagaaacatttgaagagAGGTTGATAGAAGTTCAAAAAAAGACAcgtgaagaagtgaaagaagagtttgaagaaaaaatgatggaaatgcaaagaaaaatgcaagcacAAATGCAAGCACAAATTCAAGAACAGATGATGCAAATGATGCAACAATTTCAGTAA